AGCCcactttgttaaaaaaaagtttcactTTCGGCGTTCTTTTGATGCGATTAGTAGAACTAACTTGACAAAAGCTTAACAAATTTGTGACATAGAGTTCTAGTGTCTCTTtttctttgtgtgtttttttcctTGTTTAGTCTTTAACGTTTGCTTCAGAGTTCAAACCagatacatatatttttagcaTTATCAAGTTTGAACTAGATACATGCAACATATCTAACTGTTGTTAATATATAACGTTGAAAACATGCTAAACCATTTTCATAATCCGAAAAACGCCGTTTAATTTACTCGGCTTGAAGGTAATTATGTTAAAAGTCAGATTCTCACTCGGATATGCAATCTTTGTTTAGAGAAGTGAATCATTTATCAAGCATGCCTTGTGAACTATGGCAACTAAACTGTCAAGGATCAAAACTTCACAATTTAATTGTAAAATAGCTTCACCTAGCTCAACTGGACGTATATAAGAAAAAGCTTAGTTAACTTATTCTTCTCTCAAAATGGGCAAATAAACGGAACCCGATTCGGTAAAAATGAACCCGAACCGATCCTAatccgacataaataccgaatgaattttattttatggtatttcagGTTATgggtattcccaaactgaacccgaacctaaatggataccctatagaacccgaaacattcaaaatccaaaaaaaacttgtaacaaacatgatttcaatttctaATATGTATCCGAAATACACTAAGATAttttgaacatctaaaataattatctattacatgaaggttgatacttgaaggtggcggttgaaacttgaatttttttttattttggttttgttttcattgaataatgtttctcatttcatgagaacttggtttttgttttatgctttcatttatttggttttcttttaatcaataactatgtttacctttcgtttgattttgaattatcatatttgatgtttctttattatttttgaatcgattttacttatgtttttgttacaaaataggtataaatcaggtattttaaaaccgaaaaacctattttacttaagttttggttacaaagtacataaaaatcaggtacttttaaatcgaagaaccgattgggacccgaacccgaaagtacatcgggttgtaccgattctttgaagatttactagcCCCGACCGAACCCGATTAGATTTCGAATCGATCCCGAACCAAATTTTCATATAACCCAAATGgaactgattttgataaacctaAAAAACGAGATTCGATCGGACAAAATCAAACCCGATTGGAACACCAAATGCCCATGCCTAACTCAAATGCAAAAAGGTAGACCAAAGGGCCAAAACGTTTTGGTTACATAGAAAAAACATATGCCATAAACATGCATTAAACCGAGTTTAACCaatttaatcaaattaaacCTTTTGTAACTACACTGAACcaatcaaaaacatattttataagcttttaatatttttttaccttttaatattttagttgacAAACGGGTAACCAAACCAACATAAGAAATTAAGAATcaatgggaaaaaaaaaacacaaaccaaaacaTTCAAAATTAGGTATAAGATGTTCATAATTAGGGTTGGGCACATATCGACTAGTACAATGTTTTTTAtatagtatttgtgatttgtttcgtaCTTCACAGATATCTGATTCTTCAATTTGCTTTGCTTCGTAAAAGTACGGATatccataaattttttttgatatttgagaaaattcatGGATACTTCATCCGCTTTGTTCAATACAagtaaatctaaaaaaaaaaaatttattttttagaaatatattttacacgataaaaatattaagtaaaaaattaatgaaactatatgttttataatttttttaattaatatttttttcttataaaacaaATGTTCTTagaaaaatgtaattttgtacaaagatttgtatttttttaatttaatatttttataagtaaattttaaaataaactttaataaattatatgttaaataattatataatattatacatataaaactctatatttaatcgtagatatacatatatttgtataaaagTCAGAGCGGAGCAGATATCTATCTCgaatttttttagtatttgtgatttacttcgtttttaacAGATACTgaattttagtatttgttttgcttCGAAAATTTACGGATATCCTAATTTTTCGGATTCGAAgtaaataatgaatcaaattaaaTCTAACAGATAAAATGCTCAACCCTTCGTAATCAAAGTAAGCCAAACCataataaattttggtttgaatttgtTCGGTATTATAATTTTGGTTTGACTTTGTTACATTTctctaaaattaaattaaccGTAACTTGAACCCGAACTGCAAACTCTATAGCCGAGATCAAAGACAAACCATCGAATAACTGTCCCCATGAAAAATGACATCACTTAAAGAAGCAACCAAACTAAAGATGAAATTTGCTACTGAATATATTTGTACCGACGCATAATTGATAGGAATGAAAAgatttacaaattaaaaaatttaaagttatatagTTGTAAACAAATGAAAATACTGTATCGAGTGTCGGTGGATGCGACCGAACCGACAATCAAAGACGTGGGGCTACTCACAGATACATGACGTTCTTGCACCGTCCCTCCCCTCGACGCACGCACACGCGCAAGAGCCCAACGACaacatttgttttctttttggaatTTATAGAACGTTTCAATTCCtaacaaagttttaaaaaattcaagatAATAATGTGTTTGAATGATGTGATCACATAACATAACGAATCTTCTTCATACGTTCTATTCAGTAGAGGCTCCCACGTCCAAATGAAATTAAATCAGTTAACCAACGAGATTTTTATTGGTGTTTGCACGTAGCTTTTACACATTAAAAAAGAATCCGACAAGATTTAATACTAGAAGCTCCTATTGAAGTATTAATGATATAAAGTTGTGACCCTttgtttttatatgtttattgtCATTAATAGTGTCGTCTCTCGAGCTCCAAGAGTGTTTTATTGGATGGCTTCCACATATAAATGATTAGAGAATTTGATTAGTAGTATACTCCGTACGACATATAAGAAAGATTCTCTTAGTTAAAttgcatatttgtgtaattATTCTGTCATTTCATTccatggtttttatatttcattaatCATTCATTCCGAATGAAAGCTCAGAACCAAAGCAaataaaatacacaattttttagATTATTTGGTTAGTTAAAGTAGTTAATAACCCCTTATCCCGAGTTAGTGGAAATGTCAAAGAGAAATCATGATGAAAACAAAGACATTGAAATTATTACAggaatcatgtttttttttggcagcATGAATGAAGGAGTTTGATGCCCTTTTACAATATGATGATGATAGATGTTTCCCCTTTTCATCTCAAATCTATACAACAAATCATAACCTGAGAAAAACCTTATCCTACAATCtctaaataaaccaaaatagaGAGAACAATAacatgttttttatttcttgttcATCGTTCTCTGGCGGTCACACCAATATCCTTGTCCCTTGTCTTCTGATCTGCCCTATGAACTGATTGCTTGAACGCCACGGTTGGTGCAATTCTGCTATTTCTCCTTTGATGCTCAAGAACTAGTTCCCCGGCTAACCAGTCAAGCTTCTCGAAATTGCTCTGTTCATCGATTCTTTTGCCTCCAAACAAAACCGATTCTACATTCTTTTGCTTTAGCATCTCCTCCGCTACTCCAACCAGCATATTCACATTGCTCCCACTCGGGTCTGCGTCTATGTTTGGCTTACAAGGTCCTAAGCTCGACCCATTCGCCTGCACCAATACCCAAACACTTAGTAACAAACACAATATCTATCTACATTTTAACTTTTATGGTTTCATTTTAGAAGAAGTACCATGATCCAACATAAACCATAACATATGACACCAAAGTATAAACCATAACATAAAGTGTCATTTATTACATACCTGAATCCGAACGTAGTTGCTGCTGCGGCAGTGACCAAAAGCCATGGCCACAGCTTGATCGACCGTGTCGGCAGCACCGTCGTTTGAAATAAGAGCAGCGGGGCGAGACCAATGCTTAGCCGTCCACTTAATAATCCGATCATACTCATAGCTCACATCAAGCAACTGACCCATACCAAGAGACAACACAAGCAGATCCTCAACTCCACGCACGAACGGAAACTCTTGCTTGTTGTGCAGCACGTGCGTGATCGCAGCCGCCGTTGGATTGCTCATAGCTAAACCACCACCTATCGCCACACACTTAGTCTTCCCATCTACCGACTTCATCTCCACCGGCTCGAACACCCCTGGCTCAGCCCAAGTCGCTCTACAAACCTCCCAGAGACGAAAATCGTAGCCGTCCGTCTCGAGCGCGTCGGCGCGTGAGAATAAAAACGGAGCTGAGCTTTTAAGGTCGTAGCAAGGTATGAGCACAGGTTTGAGCGTGTCCTTCAAAGTCAGCTCAGAGAAAGACTCTTTCATCACTCTCTTCAACTTCGCCGTACCCGAACCCGACGACCCGGTTCTCATGACCCGTTTCATTAGCGAAGAATTAGACCCCGACGACCCGTAAAGACCCTTTGCGTTTTTCGTAAGGAACTGCCACGTGTCCTCTGCTCTAAAGATCGGACGGTCACCGTCCCTCGACCCGAACAGCATCGCCGTGAAAATCCCGCCGACGCCGGACCCGGCGGCGACGTCGAAGAAATCGGCGATACGGGCATTCGGGTCGCCCGACTTGGATTTCAAAGCGTGTTCTAGATAAGCCAAGGCCTTTCCGGGTATAATCCCTCTCATGCCTCCTCCGTCGATGCTCAAGATACAAACTTTGCCTCTCTGGTTCTTGACCGATCCAGGGACAGAGTCAACAACCGAATtaaccggttcgggttcgggtttcgggtcTTGGTCGTACCCGAAGAGGAACTTGCTCTCCAGGATGGAGAAAATCTCGTAGCTGAGTTTGTCAGTATCCACGCTCGGCTCCTGCATATCCGTCAAGAGACTGTTATCATCAACCGAAGCCGCCTCCGTGTCTCCGCCTCTCTGTTTGATTAAATGCTTGACGGAAGCCGTCGTGGTTCTTCCTCCGCTTGGTTTATTGCGTACTCTTTGCATAATGATTGACGGAATAGAATCAAATCCAGTATTTGACTCAATTcagacaacaaaacaaaaacaaataactattttttttttttgtctaccgTATGAACACAAAGAGATTCAGACCAAACCAGTCGTCTTTGGTCAAAGAAAGGTTTCGCCTTTCTCTTATTTTGCGCggaatcttcaaattttcaacaCGAGCTCGTCTTTTTGATGAGAAAAGTAAAAGATTATATCTGAATCAGCTTTAAAAGGTTGAATCTTTTTACTTTTCTGAAGGACAAATGAAaaaccaagagagagagagagggagatgaAGAAGACGAGTAGAGCAAGAACAGAGGAGTTACAGAGGATGTCTGTTTTTGTAGCGCACGCTTTACTTAAAACCACCCCCACCAAACTCAGATTGAAGAGAAAGGAGAATGGCAGACAAAACGCGGATTAATTACAAAATGGAGAAACGagcaataaatatttttaattattatttttttctttttattctatAAACACAGATAAG
The window above is part of the Brassica napus cultivar Da-Ae chromosome C8, Da-Ae, whole genome shotgun sequence genome. Proteins encoded here:
- the LOC106439874 gene encoding patatin-like protein 7 — protein: MQRVRNKPSGGRTTTASVKHLIKQRGGDTEAASVDDNSLLTDMQEPSVDTDKLSYEIFSILESKFLFGYDQDPKPEPEPVNSVVDSVPGSVKNQRGKVCILSIDGGGMRGIIPGKALAYLEHALKSKSGDPNARIADFFDVAAGSGVGGIFTAMLFGSRDGDRPIFRAEDTWQFLTKNAKGLYGSSGSNSSLMKRVMRTGSSGSGTAKLKRVMKESFSELTLKDTLKPVLIPCYDLKSSAPFLFSRADALETDGYDFRLWEVCRATWAEPGVFEPVEMKSVDGKTKCVAIGGGLAMSNPTAAAITHVLHNKQEFPFVRGVEDLLVLSLGMGQLLDVSYEYDRIIKWTAKHWSRPAALISNDGAADTVDQAVAMAFGHCRSSNYVRIQANGSSLGPCKPNIDADPSGSNVNMLVGVAEEMLKQKNVESVLFGGKRIDEQSNFEKLDWLAGELVLEHQRRNSRIAPTVAFKQSVHRADQKTRDKDIGVTARER